The sequence GCTACTAGCAAAGTATTATTAGCTGATTGGATCATTCAGCTAGCTTCCTTGACTGGAGGAAATGATCGCCCTCGCCGGAGGCGAGGTAGGCGAAAAAGGTGGCCAAGGAGGTGTCCATGTACTGCCGCGGGTTGTCCTCATCTACCAGCTCCGCCGCCGGCCCGATCATCCGCTCCGCCGGCAGGCAGTGGAACGACGCCACCGAGAAGCGAGCCCGCGTCGAGTTCACCCGCACCCGGTGCAGAACGCTCTTGTACCGTCCGTTGCTGTAGATCTGTGTGCATTCAAAACATACATCATTTTGCCTCGATCCCTAACGAACAGTCTTACACGAATTAGCTGACGTTGTCAGTTATGTACCTCGAAGTGGTCACCGACGTTGACGATGAAGGATCCCGGGACAGGGTCGACGGTGAGCCAGCGACCGTCGTGCATGACCTGGAGGCCCTCGTGGTCCTGCAGCAGCAGCGTAAGGAGGCCGTAATCCGAGTGCGGCGGTAGCCCCAGCGTGAGTTCCGGCTgcgggcacgccgggtagcAGTTCATCATGATCTGCGAGTGCCCCACCACCAGCTCCCCGAGCACGCCGCGGCCGGGGATGCCCAGGGCCTCCAGCGCCGCCTCCATGAGCTCCATGAACAACCCATGGCTCGCCATGGCGAACCTGGACGCCACTTCCCTGCATATGCATGCACGCATACGGTCACGCGCACGCATGCAACACGTATGATCGACAAGATGGATCGATGATTAACGCGTGGATTAAGGGAGTACTTACCTGAGGTCGTTGGGGGTGTCGGGCCATGAGGAGACGACGGCGCAGAGCGGCTGGCAGCTGAGGAGCTTGAGGAAGTCGCGCCAGCAGAGCACGGTGTCCTTGGCCTGGTTGAAGCTGGTGCCGTACCTCACCGTCGCCCACACGTCTGACGACATGTACCGCTCCCGCTCCGCCAACGGCAGCTCGAAGAACCGCCGCGCCACGTCCAGCATCCCGCCGATCACCTCGCGCTCCACCCCATGGTCCACTACCTGTATCCATGTAGAAATGCAATTAATCAGGCTGGCATCGTCACCTCACCTGTAACAAACGTGCATGCACGCAGACAGGGCCACGGGGCGCGCTGCGGGCAAAACCTTTGTGTTGCCTACTGGCCTGAAAGAATCCGTAGTCGCGGCACGCGGCGTCGAGCGTCTCCAGCACGGCGGCGCGCTCGGAGGGGTCACGGAGGCGCGCGAGGTTCACGACGGGGAGCTTCGCCCTGCTGCAGagtccgccgccggcgccggggcgGTCGGAGGCCGGCAGGACGTACCGGTCTGGAAGCCTGGTAACGCCGCTGTCGGAGAGGTGCCTCACGCCTTTCAGGCAGCACGACTCACGCTCGCTCCGGCTGTCCATGCCGACCAAGGACGCCGCCTCCTCGGGAGGTGATTCCTCCTGCTCAGCTTCTTCTGTCTTGACTGTAAAAGTGGATTAGGATGGTTAAGCGTGTTAACCTCCGAAGAGGCCGCGGCTACGTATTAGTATAGGCCGGGAAGAGCCCCACAGCGTGGCTTACATCTTGAGGACCACGGCAATTCAGAAGATCACGATTGCCTAACCTAAGATTACATGCATATCTCAAGAACAACTCTATCTCTAATTTACATATTTAAACGCTATACATATCTCTATCAAAGCATACTTTAAACAAGAGATTACATTCTATATTTCAACACCCCTCATCAATCACGACTTTTCCAAGTTGAGATTGCATTTGAACGATTCTAATTGTCGAAACTATCAACGGCTTAGTGAATCCATCTGTGACCTGGTCACATGATGGTATAAATCGAATATCAAGTAACTTATGTGCAACTTGTTCTCTCACAAAATGATAGTCAACTTCAATATGTTTAGTTCTTACATGAAATACCGAATTAGCCGATAAATTAGTCGCTCTGATATTATCACACCACAGACAATGTGCTGAAGGATGAGGTATACCAAGCTCATCAAGAAGTGTTTGCACCCACATTATTTCAGCTGTAGCATTTGCTAATGCTTTATACTCAGCTTCTGTACTGGACCTTGATACAGTTGCTTGTTTTCTTGCACTtgaggaaataagatttgatccAAGAAAAACTATGAAGCCTCCAGTGGATCTTCTATCATCTAAACATCTAGCCCAATCTGCATCTGAAAAAGCACTGACTAGCATAGACGAGGATTGACCAATTTTCAATCCAAGATTAAGAGTACCCTTCAAGTATCTTAATATTCTCTTGACTGCAGTCCAATGTAAAGTAGTGGGAGCATGTAAGAACTGACAGATTTTATTAACTGAGAATGAAATATTAGGTCTTGTCAAAGTCAAGTATTGTAAAGCACCTACTATACTTCTGTAACGTGTAGAATCCTCAGACCCTAATTTATCTCCTTATGCAATTGACAATTTTTCTGTTGTAGACAATGGTGTACTAGCTGTTTTGCATGTAATCATCCCTACACGTTTGAGTATCTCAGTAGCATACCTTTCCTGTATCAATAGCAATCCATCACGTGCCTTCTTCACTTCTATGCCCAGAAAAAAGTGAAGATCTCCTAGATCCTTCAAGGCAAAGTCCTTTTTCAGATCACGTAATAGAGCTGAAACTACATCTTGTGAAGAGCTAGCaacaattatatcatcaacatatactaaCACAAAAATTGTATGTTTACCCttactatagaaaaataatgaaGTATCAACCTTAGAAGGAGTAAAGCCCAACTCTTGCAACTTGCAACTTAATCTGGAATAACAAGTTCTTGGAGCTTGTTTAAGTCCATAAAGGACTTTGTTTAACTTACATAGGTGACCTGGTCGTTGCTTATCTTCATATCTGGTGGTTGCCTCATGTACACTTCTTCCTCAAAAACACCATGAAGAAACGCGTTTTGCACATCCAACTGATGAAGACTCCAACCTTGTGAGACTGCAATAGAAAGAACAAGTCGAATAGTAGCCGCTTTAACAAAACGTGTCCTCATAATCAATCCCATATATTTGTCTGAAACCCTTCACAACTAGATGTGCTTTGTATCTGTCTATAGTCCCGTCtgccttcttttttattttgtagacTCACTTACAATCAATaatattcttttctttctgaGGTGGAACAAGTCgtcatgttttgtttttgaGTAAAGCAGAAAACTCTTGTCCATAGCCATTTTCTAATTAGTATCTCCTAAAGCTTCTTAAGACTGGAAGGTTCACCAATAGTAGCTAAGTTCCATCAGTGTAGGTCTTTGGTTTACGAATACCTTGCTGGAGTCTAGTTAGGGGGCGAGAAGAATTGACCGAAGCATGACCAGTGGAGGGTGCCGATGGTGTAGCTGCAGCTCTGATCGGCGCAGAGGATCCAACTGGCGCCTGACCTGAGTCTGTGTGACTGTGTTGCGTGACGACTGCGTACCGATCTCCTGCCGGTCACAATCACTCGGTCGTTGGTTCTGCTGCGCACTCGCGCGTGCACCTGGCCAGTGATCACCAACTATTGCCTGGTCAGATGGAACAGGCACATGATCCAACACCGAATCAGCAGACTCAGTGCCAGAAACAAATCGATGGTCACCACCGTGTTCTGTGCCACCACCTTGCCCATCCTGCGTCATAAAATCATGTACTGTTCCTGCAGACTCCACATTAGTTTTATTAAGCACAGGATTAAGAGAATTAACCAGCAATTGATCATCCAAATATGCACGGATTAGAATGGTTAAGCGTGTTAACCTCCGAAGAGGCCACGGCTACGTGTTAATATAAGCCGGGAAGAGCCCCACGGCGTGGCTTACATCTTAAGGACCACGGCAATTCAAAAGATCACGATTGCCTAACCTAAGATTACATGCATATCTCAAGAACAACTCTATCTCTAATTTACATGTTTAATCGCTATACATATCTCTACCAAAGCATACTTTAAACAAGAGATTACATTCTATATTTCGACATTGacggctgctgctgcagctggcGGGCTCCGGCGTTGGCCAAGTCAACAATCGCCATTATGGCCGCAAACAATCTCTTGCGTGGTCTTAGCTAGCTGGCCTCAAGCTAGCTATCTCTCATGCTTGTGCTGGATTAGTCagccagctagctagctagagaTTGGAATGGCCAATTCAGAGCGGTTGGGAAATGGCTGTGTGCTGACTGTCGGCAGCTAATGGCAAGACTAATCAACGGGTTGAACGACACTACAAAGAAACATCAATAGCGTTACAGACAGTTATTTAAAAATGGTCACTAATAAATTACATATTAACAGTTGACAGAAAAAGTGTACGTGATATTCTTAGCGGTCTAGGAGAGTGAAAATACATAGA is a genomic window of Phragmites australis chromosome 24, lpPhrAust1.1, whole genome shotgun sequence containing:
- the LOC133907360 gene encoding probable 2-oxoglutarate-dependent dioxygenase SLC1, whose protein sequence is MDSRSERESCCLKGVRHLSDSGVTRLPDRYVLPASDRPGAGGGLCSRAKLPVVNLARLRDPSERAAVLETLDAACRDYGFFQVVDHGVEREVIGGMLDVARRFFELPLAERERYMSSDVWATVRYGTSFNQAKDTVLCWRDFLKLLSCQPLCAVVSSWPDTPNDLREVASRFAMASHGLFMELMEAALEALGIPGRGVLGELVVGHSQIMMNCYPACPQPELTLGLPPHSDYGLLTLLLQDHEGLQVMHDGRWLTVDPVPGSFIVNVGDHFEIYSNGRYKSVLHRVRVNSTRARFSVASFHCLPAERMIGPAAELVDEDNPRQYMDTSLATFFAYLASGEGDHFLQSRKLAE